From the Halalkalicoccus sp. NIPERK01 genome, one window contains:
- a CDS encoding ATP-binding protein produces the protein MNTNPAFGAVLLIEDNPGDARLIEEMLREHRTDPPIELIHESSLGAGLESLVGSDPDVLLLDLQLPDSTGLDTLERVLGKTETVPVIVLTGMPEASLGMEAVSHGAQDYLVKDDVTPEVLARAIRYAIERKKTERELRTRTRELAILNQLTRHDIRNDISLVVGRAREVAEHVEPRGQDAIDEIIQSSNHILQLTRTVGDIVETVTDDEEVDLHPVVLSQVLATEVEKAQGLYRGVELSIEGEVAGLRVRANDLLSSVVGNLISNAIFYNDKDVPVVRLSAERMDETVVIRVADNGPGIPDRRKERIFAEGERGETSSGMGIGLSLVDRLVTQYDGEIWVEDNEPEGSVFCVELRRTE, from the coding sequence ATGAACACTAATCCCGCGTTCGGGGCGGTCCTGCTGATCGAGGACAACCCCGGCGACGCCCGACTCATCGAAGAGATGCTGCGCGAACACCGGACGGATCCGCCGATCGAGTTGATCCACGAGTCATCGCTCGGCGCGGGACTCGAATCGCTCGTGGGGAGCGACCCCGACGTGCTCTTGCTCGACCTGCAACTGCCCGATAGCACCGGTCTCGACACCCTCGAACGCGTCCTCGGGAAGACGGAGACGGTCCCGGTGATCGTCCTGACCGGGATGCCCGAGGCGAGCCTCGGGATGGAGGCGGTCTCGCACGGCGCACAGGACTACCTCGTGAAGGACGACGTCACGCCCGAGGTCCTCGCGCGCGCGATTCGTTACGCGATCGAACGGAAGAAGACCGAACGCGAACTCAGGACGCGCACGCGCGAACTCGCCATCCTCAACCAGCTCACCCGTCACGACATCAGAAACGACATCAGCCTCGTCGTCGGCCGCGCCCGCGAGGTCGCAGAACACGTCGAACCGCGCGGACAGGACGCAATCGACGAGATCATCCAGTCGAGCAACCACATCCTCCAGCTGACCCGCACCGTCGGCGACATCGTCGAGACCGTCACCGACGACGAGGAGGTCGACCTCCACCCGGTCGTCCTCTCGCAGGTGCTCGCGACCGAGGTCGAGAAGGCCCAGGGGCTGTATCGCGGCGTCGAACTCTCGATCGAGGGCGAGGTGGCGGGGCTCCGGGTGCGCGCGAACGACCTCCTCTCGTCGGTCGTCGGCAACCTCATCAGCAACGCCATCTTCTACAACGACAAGGACGTCCCTGTCGTCCGGCTCTCGGCCGAACGGATGGATGAAACGGTCGTGATTCGTGTCGCGGACAACGGCCCCGGCATCCCCGACCGGCGCAAGGAACGGATCTTCGCCGAGGGGGAACGGGGCGAGACGAGTTCGGGAATGGGGATCGGCCTCTCGCTAGTCGACCGCCTTGTCACTCAGTACGACGGCGAGATCTGGGTCGAGGATAACGAGCCCGAGGGGTCGGTGTTCTGTGTCGAACTCCGCCGAACCGAGTAG
- a CDS encoding response regulator, which yields MTPERTDTERVLLVEDNPHDVRLAREAIAEADSSIELDVVTDGIAAIDYLFSRGEYADATTPAFVLLDYNLPKRNGAEVLAAVKSDDILRRVPITIFTTSDSKDDVVRMYDLHANAYVTKPETVDQFVSIIDHLESFWLSTVTLPPVRRHEH from the coding sequence ATGACGCCTGAGCGAACCGACACGGAGCGAGTCCTGCTCGTCGAGGACAACCCACACGACGTTCGCCTCGCTCGTGAGGCCATCGCGGAGGCCGACAGCTCGATCGAACTCGACGTCGTCACCGACGGGATCGCCGCGATCGACTACCTCTTCTCCCGGGGCGAGTACGCCGACGCCACGACCCCGGCGTTCGTCCTCCTCGATTACAACCTCCCGAAGCGCAACGGCGCGGAGGTGCTCGCCGCCGTGAAGTCGGACGATATTTTGCGTAGGGTACCAATCACTATTTTTACTACCTCTGACTCGAAAGATGACGTCGTTCGGATGTACGACCTCCACGCGAACGCCTACGTCACGAAGCCCGAGACGGTCGACCAGTTCGTCTCGATCATCGACCACCTCGAATCGTTCTGGCTGTCGACGGTGACGCTCCCGCCGGTACGCCGCCATGAACACTAA